A DNA window from Pogona vitticeps strain Pit_001003342236 chromosome 2, PviZW2.1, whole genome shotgun sequence contains the following coding sequences:
- the LOC144587392 gene encoding uncharacterized protein LOC144587392: MGKTTNWSISALQSSEYQQNIPLRKSTVKCPTCHNEINLCHCLEDGESFSWSPEDTGFHTGEKHKCFSSDLEAPQPMHSEGKGCTCIECGMSFKRSSELESHQRIHTGQKAYKSHECGQALRHNSHLQEHQQIHTGENLYECKECGRSFSQIANLVIHQQIHSGEKPYICKECGKCFSYPSNFRVHQRSHSGEKPYSCGKCFCRSGDLQVHQRIHRGEKPHQCNECGKKFSHKSGLVVHQRIHTGEKPYKCEECGRGFKQSGNLIIHGQIHSGEKPYHCEVCGRSFRQLPHFKRHKHSQGRSPIVVNNVGGFTQEKTPVYLYNRCFLHILDI, from the coding sequence atgggaaaaacaacaaactgGAGCATCAGTGCTCTTCAAAGCTCAGAGTATCAACAAAACATCCCTCTGAGGAAAAGTacagtgaaatgtccaacatgtcACAATGAGATAAATCTGTGTCACTGTTTGGAGGATGGAGAAAGTTTCAGTTGGAGCCCAGAAGATACAGgatttcacacaggggagaaacacaAATGCTTTAGCTCTGACCTTGAAGCACCTCAACCAATGCATTCTGAAGGGAAAGGCTGTACGTGCATAGAGTGTGGCATGAGCTTCAAGAGAAGTTCAGAACTTGAAAGCCACCAAAGAATACACACAGGACAGAAAGCGTACAAATCTCATGAATGTGGACAGGCCTTAAGGCACAATTCACATCTTCAAGAACATCAgcaaattcatacaggagagaatcTTTATGAGTGTAAAGAATGTGGGAGGAGTTTCAGCCAAATTGCAAATCTTGTAATACATCAACAAATTCACTCAGGAGAAAAGCCCTAtatatgcaaagaatgtggaaaatgtttcagttaTCCCTCAAATTTTAGAGTACATCAGCGCTcccattcaggggagaaaccatattcttgtgggaaatgtttctgccgGAGCGGTGATCTTCAAGTACACCAGCGAATTCATAGGGGAGAGAAACCTCAtcagtgcaatgaatgtgggaaaaagttcagccACAAGTCAGGCCTTGTagtacatcagcgaattcatacaggagagaaaccatataaatgtgaagaatgtgggagggGTTTCAAACAAAGCGGAAACCTTATAATACATGGACaaattcattcaggagaaaaaccctatcaTTGCGAAGTATGTGGGAGAAGCTTTAGGCAGCTTCCACATTTCAAGAGACATAAACACAGTCAAGGTAGAAGCCCTATTGTCGTGAATAATGTGGGAGGATTCACTCAGGAGAAAACCCCTGTATACCTCTACAACAGATGTTTTCTCCACATTCTTGACATTTAA